Proteins encoded together in one Synechococcus sp. BL107 window:
- a CDS encoding bifunctional 4-hydroxy-2-oxoglutarate aldolase/2-dehydro-3-deoxy-phosphogluconate aldolase produces MTYGLLNTSDSNHSKWLARQEAIIASLRCQPFLLVVRPQLDDPLNSQRLLDQLKVLHDAGLRHVEVAWSSHVGWRRFVREIQGCCPGFYLGAASVVAMEALQDLHELDLAYAMAPCWDPSLVGAARDRGQLLIPGVLSPTEVQQTTAFGCRLVKLFPAVTVGVTYWKRLEAPMGPLPFVVAAGGLATSDLSGWLGAGHDAVALGRRAIGDPAVGDQAVDPELLGWLNWSPTSA; encoded by the coding sequence GTGACGTACGGATTGCTGAATACGTCTGATTCCAATCATTCCAAGTGGCTGGCGCGGCAGGAGGCAATCATTGCCTCACTGCGGTGCCAGCCTTTTTTATTGGTTGTGCGTCCACAGTTGGACGACCCCTTGAACTCCCAAAGGCTCCTTGATCAGCTGAAGGTTCTTCACGATGCAGGCCTTCGTCACGTTGAGGTGGCTTGGAGCTCCCACGTGGGTTGGAGACGTTTTGTGCGCGAGATCCAAGGGTGTTGCCCCGGCTTTTATCTGGGAGCTGCTTCGGTTGTGGCGATGGAGGCTCTTCAAGACCTTCATGAGCTTGACCTTGCCTATGCGATGGCTCCCTGTTGGGATCCTTCCTTGGTTGGTGCGGCCCGGGATCGAGGACAGCTCCTTATTCCAGGAGTTTTGAGTCCCACTGAGGTGCAACAGACCACCGCATTTGGTTGTCGTCTCGTCAAGTTGTTCCCGGCGGTAACGGTTGGTGTTACCTATTGGAAAAGGCTTGAGGCTCCCATGGGCCCGTTGCCCTTTGTGGTCGCTGCAGGTGGCCTAGCGACAAGTGATCTCTCAGGCTGGCTAGGAGCGGGCCACGACGCCGTTGCTCTTGGGCGTCGAGCCATCGGCGATCCAGCTGTCGGGGATCAAGCTGTTGATCCCGAGCTCCTCGGCTGGTTGAACTGGTCGCCGACTTCAGCTTGA
- the aroC gene encoding chorismate synthase translates to MGSSFGDLFRISTFGESHGGGVGVIVEGCPPRLELDLDEIQTELNRRKPGQSHITTPRKEADQVEILSGLLDGKTTLGTPIAMLVRNKDQRPGDYTDMAVAFRPSHADATYQSKYGIQARSGGGRASARETIGRVAAGAIAKQLLRKAAGTEILAWVKRIHSIEANGIDPSTVSMQDIEANIVRCPEASVASQMIERIEAIGREGDSCGGVIECVVRQPAMGLGMPVFDKLEADLAKAVMSLPATKGFEIGSGFGGTLLKGSEHNDAFIPGDDGRLHTATNNSGGIQGGISNGEPIVIRVGFKPTATIRKEQDTIDSDGNATTLAAKGRHDPCVLPRAVPMVEAMVALTLADHLLRQQGQCSLW, encoded by the coding sequence ATGGGCAGCAGCTTCGGCGATCTATTCCGCATCAGCACCTTCGGTGAATCCCATGGCGGAGGCGTTGGCGTGATTGTGGAGGGCTGCCCTCCAAGGCTGGAACTGGATTTAGATGAAATCCAAACAGAACTAAACCGTCGCAAGCCAGGACAAAGTCACATCACCACACCAAGAAAAGAAGCCGATCAGGTAGAGATTCTGAGTGGCTTGCTGGACGGAAAAACCACCCTTGGCACCCCCATTGCGATGTTGGTGCGCAATAAAGATCAGCGCCCGGGGGACTACACGGACATGGCCGTGGCGTTCCGACCCTCCCATGCAGATGCCACTTATCAATCCAAATACGGCATCCAAGCCCGTAGCGGTGGCGGACGAGCATCAGCCCGAGAAACCATCGGCAGAGTGGCGGCTGGCGCAATTGCCAAACAACTCTTACGCAAAGCAGCAGGAACAGAAATTCTGGCGTGGGTGAAACGGATTCACTCAATCGAAGCCAATGGCATCGACCCATCAACAGTTTCGATGCAAGACATCGAAGCCAACATTGTGCGCTGTCCAGAAGCCTCCGTGGCCAGCCAAATGATCGAACGCATTGAAGCAATTGGTCGAGAAGGCGATTCCTGCGGTGGAGTGATCGAGTGCGTTGTGAGGCAGCCTGCCATGGGGTTGGGGATGCCGGTATTCGACAAATTGGAAGCCGATCTCGCCAAGGCGGTGATGTCTCTCCCTGCCACGAAAGGATTTGAGATTGGCTCAGGATTTGGTGGAACCCTCTTGAAAGGCAGCGAACACAATGACGCCTTTATCCCAGGAGACGATGGCCGACTCCATACCGCCACGAACAACTCCGGGGGCATCCAAGGCGGGATCAGCAACGGGGAACCGATCGTGATCAGGGTGGGCTTCAAGCCAACCGCCACCATTCGCAAAGAACAGGACACCATCGACTCGGATGGCAACGCCACAACACTGGCCGCCAAAGGACGTCATGACCCCTGCGTGTTGCCTCGGGCCGTACCCATGGTGGAAGCGATGGTGGCCCTGACGCTGGCAGATCATCTGCTCAGACAACAGGGCCAGTGCAGCCTGTGGTGA
- a CDS encoding cupin domain-containing protein — translation MTNLEELIQQHQLKRHPEGGWYRELHRSTTTVQRPDAAKRPGLTAILFLLPKDEISCWHRVCGADEAWIYIDGADLNLFQCKPDGSALQKLILNRGNPVHVVPGGWWQAAQCDGCYALVSCCVGPGFDFADFEMLRQQLESKRPVLPHPELI, via the coding sequence ATGACCAACCTCGAAGAACTGATCCAACAGCACCAACTCAAACGCCATCCAGAGGGAGGTTGGTATCGAGAGCTGCACCGCAGTACAACGACTGTCCAGCGACCTGATGCGGCGAAACGACCTGGTTTAACCGCCATTTTATTTCTCTTACCAAAAGACGAAATCAGTTGCTGGCATCGGGTTTGTGGCGCTGATGAAGCATGGATCTATATCGATGGTGCTGATCTCAACCTGTTCCAATGCAAACCAGATGGTTCAGCACTTCAGAAGCTCATCCTGAACAGGGGCAATCCAGTGCATGTGGTGCCTGGGGGATGGTGGCAAGCAGCTCAATGTGACGGCTGCTATGCCTTAGTGAGCTGCTGTGTCGGCCCAGGTTTCGACTTCGCCGACTTTGAAATGTTGCGGCAACAATTGGAATCGAAACGCCCGGTGTTGCCCCATCCAGAACTGATCTGA
- a CDS encoding aspartyl/asparaginyl beta-hydroxylase domain-containing protein, which translates to MTDARSMLTSPNDATTPKQRRKRKRSPIERVIRWGPWHYRFWREIARWCYEQSLQNPAVVDSDLGFPAHGELLQNYDAIRRETLEIALSGRLPANHEIMEQQRTLYEFDRKAWGMLPLRGYGYNYPANQDLIPTLKSFLKRHPDVVSAAVSLFPPGKILRPHKGPFKGVWRFHLPLYVETLENSTTSCELMIDGVTYYLREGEAFLWDDTFLHSAVNRSEQPRVVLLFDVFRHDQPFWLIGMSWIFLWVAQIWQHLQNMRERALLR; encoded by the coding sequence ATGACAGACGCTCGCTCGATGCTCACCTCGCCAAATGACGCGACAACCCCCAAGCAGCGACGAAAGCGAAAGCGGTCGCCCATCGAACGTGTCATTCGCTGGGGGCCTTGGCACTATCGCTTTTGGCGAGAAATCGCCCGTTGGTGCTACGAACAATCCCTCCAAAACCCTGCTGTGGTGGATTCGGATCTGGGATTTCCTGCCCATGGCGAACTTCTCCAGAACTACGACGCCATTCGTCGAGAAACGTTGGAGATCGCGCTCTCCGGTCGGCTGCCGGCCAACCACGAAATCATGGAGCAGCAACGAACTCTGTACGAATTTGATCGCAAAGCTTGGGGGATGCTGCCACTGCGGGGTTACGGCTACAACTACCCAGCCAATCAAGACCTCATCCCGACACTCAAATCATTTTTAAAACGCCACCCCGATGTGGTGTCTGCGGCGGTGAGCCTGTTCCCGCCTGGAAAAATATTGCGACCGCACAAAGGTCCATTCAAGGGTGTTTGGCGTTTTCACCTTCCCCTGTACGTGGAAACACTGGAGAACAGCACCACATCCTGTGAGCTGATGATCGATGGAGTCACGTATTACCTCCGAGAAGGCGAGGCATTCCTTTGGGATGACACCTTTCTCCACTCCGCCGTGAATCGTTCAGAGCAACCGCGGGTGGTTCTGTTATTTGATGTCTTCCGGCACGACCAGCCGTTTTGGTTGATCGGAATGAGCTGGATCTTCCTCTGGGTCGCTCAAATTTGGCAACACCTCCAAAACATGCGCGAGCGTGCCCTGTTGCGATGA